The following proteins come from a genomic window of Micromonospora zamorensis:
- a CDS encoding DUF6331 family protein, which yields MAEVSVEVPSPLSKCIIFCEVECVRGCCGIDAVSTDPALIKAWCHQVGSDAVVEARVQLAELIEVIEGRSHGLTSTFLNHRTHDDAARRELLDFLAALETGLAACDAA from the coding sequence ATGGCGGAAGTATCGGTCGAAGTGCCATCGCCCCTGAGCAAGTGCATCATCTTCTGCGAGGTCGAGTGCGTCCGCGGGTGCTGCGGGATCGACGCCGTCTCCACCGATCCCGCGCTTATCAAGGCGTGGTGCCATCAGGTCGGGTCGGATGCGGTGGTCGAGGCTCGGGTTCAACTTGCGGAGCTGATCGAGGTGATCGAGGGCCGCTCACATGGACTCACGTCCACCTTCCTGAACCACCGCACGCACGACGACGCCGCACGGCGTGAGTTGCTGGACTTCCTGGCTGCCCTCGAAACAGGGCTGGCCGCTTGCGATGCCGCGTGA